A region of Nocardioides alkalitolerans DNA encodes the following proteins:
- a CDS encoding family 78 glycoside hydrolase catalytic domain — protein sequence MPPSSRQRVRVRSLLARAVSAGLVVGVVAAGAATTAGASGATPVAAPVTATEPLATAPLSLSVNGLPAPVDVEGTPAFGWHVPSARQTAYELVVATSAAAAAAGQGDVWSSGRVTSDQQTGIAYGGPALAAEQRYFWAVRTVDAAGAASTWSAPASFGTGPTWDGSAPIWAASPADSWRDYTIAARVRVDEVATGVTFRAVDPSNSLMWQFRADTNRLVPHTQVRGTYTALPAVDLPAGAVRVGEFFDLRIEVVGAQVRTYVGDALVHQYSVTASPQDARGVVGVRNGRSESATYDSLRVTAADGTVLAATGFDTGDRTFGCATAAGGSLTVPRGAVCLLNGVSADWAMLRGAVDLPGKEVAWATLSATASDPRPAKQYVHKLYLNGEFVGLGPTQPVGGETRYDGFDVTDLVVPGQENVVGAVAYATSGQQFQAELVVAYTDGTRTSFGTSPETWEARTASDVWPAAGSIGTSYFTAPKENLDLRAYPEGWDEPGYDASAWPAATERPALTNLAATPTDKVKEQLRAPVRIVEKAPGHYFVDFGRAWIGGVRYDVAGGTDGARVDLRFGEITSSTDTVRYQLNTGNTYQDVVTLRDGQQTVETWGARVFRYVEIIGAPEPVTTENLSALALVYPFDADASRFASSDDNLNQVYALSKNTIEATNLNFYTDSWTRERTNYEADAYLQQMSTLYLMDDLSLGRYSMDYFRGNRTWPTEWPIYVALAVHDAWRQTGDLTQPAAYYDNLKEKMPDEWIDPSTGLIGKDFRANGCNSQTDCDIVDWPASERDGYQFRHYNTVLNALTYRAWTDMAAMATALGRAEDAATYGQRAARLRASMNELLLDEATGRYDDGMDASYQLSGHQALHASAFALAFGVPEDDQRDRVAAAVAERGMACSVYCAGFLVPGLFDGGEDQAAIDLLTGEGTRSWMNMIRLGAGATAEAWDPSLKPNLTYSHPWAASPAFSVPAGLFGIEPLTPGYATFAVRPRPGDLAWGTIATPTVRGSVGVGFDRDTDDASLRLAVSVPGNTSATVSLPTEATTPQTVYVDGSPRTVAPVDGALPVTRLGRGCHVLSTEAEALGTENDARLLGVCEEAPAEGLAIEAVVEPVGIDGWLGADATVTLATTGDPGVGGTVVEHALGDAGWTTYTEPFTLPEGATTLRYRWRDGDVVLAQGSRDVVVDRGAPTVTPSLGAGRTLQVESADPLSGVATVEYRRGDGEWQPWTGPVALGDAAVSVTVRATDKAGNAATQVLDVPRYVPPPGRYGVGSRITPQPLAAFAKLGTAKPITVYYKGEDGADVGGTVYVTIRRSGTSQLVATAHTYRAGTTQVATPRLPNVKGRYEVTITFVPSNEAYRATTRRFSVWATPSGRP from the coding sequence GTGCCCCCTTCGTCACGTCAGCGCGTCCGCGTGCGCAGCCTGCTGGCCCGGGCGGTGAGCGCCGGCCTCGTGGTGGGCGTCGTCGCCGCAGGGGCCGCGACCACTGCCGGCGCCTCCGGCGCGACACCCGTCGCCGCGCCGGTGACCGCCACGGAGCCGCTTGCGACCGCACCGTTGTCGTTGTCCGTCAACGGGTTGCCCGCGCCGGTCGACGTCGAGGGCACTCCTGCGTTCGGTTGGCACGTGCCGTCAGCGCGTCAGACGGCGTACGAGCTCGTGGTCGCGACGAGCGCCGCCGCGGCTGCGGCAGGTCAGGGTGACGTGTGGAGCAGCGGGCGGGTGACCTCGGACCAGCAGACGGGCATCGCCTACGGCGGTCCCGCCCTGGCCGCCGAGCAGCGCTACTTCTGGGCCGTGCGGACCGTCGACGCAGCCGGTGCGGCCTCGACCTGGTCCGCACCGGCGTCCTTCGGCACCGGCCCCACCTGGGACGGCTCGGCGCCGATCTGGGCGGCGTCGCCCGCGGACTCGTGGCGCGACTACACGATCGCCGCGCGAGTGCGCGTCGACGAGGTCGCCACGGGCGTCACGTTCCGTGCCGTCGACCCGAGCAACTCGTTGATGTGGCAGTTCCGCGCGGACACCAACCGACTCGTCCCGCACACGCAGGTGCGAGGCACCTACACGGCGCTGCCGGCCGTCGACCTGCCGGCCGGGGCGGTGCGCGTCGGGGAGTTCTTCGACCTGCGCATCGAGGTCGTCGGGGCGCAGGTGCGCACCTACGTCGGCGACGCTCTGGTCCACCAGTACTCCGTGACCGCCTCACCCCAGGACGCCCGCGGCGTGGTCGGCGTGCGCAACGGACGGTCGGAGTCCGCGACGTACGACTCCCTCCGGGTCACCGCGGCCGACGGGACGGTGCTCGCCGCCACCGGCTTCGACACCGGCGACCGCACCTTCGGCTGCGCGACGGCAGCCGGCGGGAGCCTGACGGTGCCGCGAGGAGCGGTGTGCCTGCTGAACGGCGTGTCGGCCGACTGGGCGATGCTGCGCGGCGCCGTCGACCTGCCGGGCAAGGAGGTCGCGTGGGCGACCCTGTCGGCGACCGCGAGCGACCCGCGGCCCGCGAAGCAGTACGTCCACAAGCTCTACCTCAACGGTGAGTTCGTCGGCCTGGGACCCACCCAGCCCGTCGGTGGCGAGACCCGGTACGACGGCTTCGACGTGACGGACCTCGTCGTGCCGGGCCAGGAGAACGTCGTGGGCGCGGTGGCCTACGCGACCTCCGGCCAGCAGTTCCAGGCGGAGCTCGTCGTCGCCTACACCGACGGCACGCGGACCAGCTTCGGCACGAGCCCGGAGACGTGGGAGGCCCGGACGGCCTCCGACGTGTGGCCGGCGGCGGGCAGCATCGGGACCAGCTACTTCACGGCACCCAAGGAGAACCTCGACCTGCGGGCCTACCCGGAGGGCTGGGACGAGCCCGGGTACGACGCCTCGGCGTGGCCGGCGGCCACGGAGCGCCCGGCGCTCACGAACCTCGCCGCGACCCCCACCGACAAGGTGAAGGAGCAGCTCCGTGCGCCCGTGCGCATCGTGGAGAAGGCCCCCGGTCACTACTTCGTCGACTTCGGGCGCGCCTGGATCGGCGGTGTGCGCTACGACGTGGCCGGCGGCACCGACGGCGCCAGGGTCGACCTGCGGTTCGGCGAGATCACCTCGAGCACCGACACCGTCCGCTACCAGCTCAACACCGGCAACACCTATCAGGACGTCGTGACCCTGCGCGACGGCCAGCAGACCGTGGAGACGTGGGGTGCCCGTGTCTTCCGCTACGTCGAGATCATCGGGGCGCCGGAACCGGTGACGACCGAGAACCTGAGCGCCCTCGCCCTGGTCTACCCGTTCGACGCCGACGCGTCCCGCTTCGCGTCGTCCGACGACAACCTGAACCAGGTCTACGCGCTGTCGAAGAACACCATCGAGGCGACCAACCTCAACTTCTACACCGACTCGTGGACGCGGGAGCGCACCAACTACGAGGCCGACGCCTACCTGCAGCAGATGTCGACCCTCTACCTGATGGACGACCTGTCGCTGGGCCGCTACTCGATGGACTACTTCCGCGGCAACCGCACGTGGCCCACGGAGTGGCCGATCTACGTCGCGCTCGCCGTGCACGACGCATGGCGCCAGACGGGCGACCTGACCCAGCCCGCGGCGTACTACGACAACCTGAAGGAGAAGATGCCGGACGAGTGGATCGACCCCTCGACCGGTCTCATCGGCAAGGACTTCCGGGCCAACGGCTGCAACAGCCAGACCGACTGCGACATCGTCGACTGGCCCGCCAGCGAGCGTGACGGCTACCAGTTCCGGCACTACAACACGGTCCTCAACGCGCTGACCTACCGCGCGTGGACGGACATGGCCGCGATGGCCACTGCCCTGGGACGTGCAGAGGACGCGGCCACCTACGGCCAGCGGGCCGCTCGCCTGCGGGCCTCGATGAACGAGCTCCTGCTCGACGAGGCGACGGGGCGGTACGACGACGGGATGGACGCGTCGTACCAGCTCTCGGGCCACCAGGCCCTGCACGCCTCGGCGTTCGCGCTGGCGTTCGGCGTCCCCGAGGACGACCAGCGGGACCGTGTCGCCGCGGCCGTGGCCGAGCGCGGGATGGCGTGCAGCGTCTACTGCGCCGGCTTCCTCGTGCCGGGTCTCTTCGACGGCGGCGAGGACCAGGCGGCGATCGACCTGCTCACCGGCGAGGGCACGCGCAGCTGGATGAACATGATCCGCCTGGGTGCGGGCGCCACGGCCGAGGCCTGGGACCCCTCGCTGAAGCCCAACCTGACCTACTCCCACCCGTGGGCGGCGTCCCCGGCGTTCAGCGTCCCGGCCGGGCTCTTCGGCATCGAGCCGCTCACCCCCGGCTACGCGACGTTCGCCGTGCGGCCGCGGCCGGGCGACCTCGCCTGGGGCACGATCGCGACCCCGACCGTCCGCGGCAGCGTGGGTGTCGGCTTCGACCGCGACACCGACGACGCGTCGCTGCGGCTCGCCGTGTCGGTGCCGGGCAACACGTCGGCGACGGTCAGCCTGCCGACGGAGGCGACGACGCCGCAGACGGTGTACGTCGACGGCTCGCCGCGCACGGTCGCTCCGGTCGACGGCGCGCTGCCGGTCACGAGGCTCGGCCGGGGCTGCCACGTGCTGTCCACGGAGGCCGAGGCGCTGGGCACGGAGAACGACGCTCGGTTGCTCGGCGTGTGCGAGGAAGCGCCGGCCGAGGGCCTGGCCATCGAGGCCGTCGTCGAGCCCGTCGGGATCGACGGCTGGCTCGGCGCCGACGCGACCGTGACCCTGGCGACCACGGGCGACCCGGGCGTCGGCGGGACCGTGGTCGAGCACGCCCTCGGTGACGCCGGATGGACCACCTACACGGAGCCGTTCACCCTGCCCGAGGGTGCAACCACGCTGCGCTACCGGTGGCGCGACGGCGACGTGGTGCTCGCACAGGGGTCGCGCGACGTCGTGGTCGACCGGGGTGCGCCGACCGTGACACCCAGCCTCGGCGCGGGCCGCACCCTGCAGGTGGAGTCCGCGGACCCGCTGTCCGGCGTCGCGACGGTCGAGTACCGCCGCGGCGACGGGGAATGGCAGCCCTGGACCGGTCCGGTGGCGCTGGGCGATGCCGCCGTCTCCGTCACGGTGCGGGCCACCGACAAGGCGGGCAACGCGGCCACCCAGGTGCTCGACGTGCCGCGGTACGTCCCCCCGCCCGGCCGGTACGGCGTGGGGTCGCGCATCACGCCCCAGCCCCTGGCCGCCTTCGCCAAGCTGGGGACGGCCAAGCCGATCACCGTCTACTACAAGGGCGAGGACGGCGCGGACGTGGGCGGCACGGTCTACGTGACGATCCGTCGCTCGGGCACCTCGCAGCTCGTCGCCACCGCGCACACCTACCGTGCCGGCACGACGCAGGTCGCCACGCCGCGCCTCCCGAACGTCAAGGGCCGCTACGAGGTCACGATCACCTTCGTGCCGAGCAACGAGGCCTACCGGGCGACGACGCGCCGGTTCTCGGTCTGGGCCACCCCCAGCGGCCGGCCGTAG
- a CDS encoding IS3 family transposase (programmed frameshift): MPKAFPKEFREDVIRVFKDSDSSIAQAAKDFGISPSCLKRWLMIDDRNSTSPSPAAQAANESDALREANRRIKLLEQENEVLRRAAAYLSQANLPKMMYPLVRELAADGIPVAVTCRVLKLARQPYYRWLRCPVTDAELTAAYRANALFDAHRDDPEFGYRFLLDEARDAGQPMAERTAWRICSDLGWWSAFGKKRGRHGKKPGPPVHDDLCAVLDEHGVTRHEFTANGPNQLWLSNITEHWTREGKLYLCAIKDVYSNRIMGYSIDSRMKSRIAVAALDNAVAHRNAEGADVAGCVLHTDRGSQFRSRKLVHALNRHDMVGSMGRVGAAGDNAAMESFFALLQKNVLDRRTWARQEELRIAIVTWIEKTYHRRRRQAALGRLTPVEYELIMLPTATQAA; the protein is encoded by the exons ATGCCGAAGGCGTTCCCCAAGGAGTTCCGCGAGGACGTGATCCGGGTCTTCAAGGACTCGGACTCATCCATTGCCCAGGCCGCGAAGGACTTCGGGATCTCGCCGTCGTGCCTCAAGCGGTGGCTCATGATCGATGATCGGAACTCGACGAGCCCGTCGCCGGCCGCTCAGGCTGCGAACGAGTCCGATGCGCTGCGTGAGGCGAACAGGCGGATCAAGCTGCTGGAGCAGGAGAACGAGGTCCTGCGCCGTGCGGCCGCCTACCTGTCGCAGGCCAACCTGCCG AAAATGATGTACCCGCTCGTCCGCGAGCTGGCTGCCGACGGGATCCCCGTCGCGGTGACGTGCCGGGTGCTGAAGCTCGCCCGCCAGCCCTACTACCGCTGGCTCCGGTGCCCGGTCACCGATGCCGAGCTCACTGCCGCCTATCGGGCCAACGCGCTGTTCGACGCACACCGCGACGACCCGGAGTTCGGCTACCGGTTCCTCCTCGACGAAGCCAGGGACGCAGGACAGCCGATGGCCGAACGGACCGCGTGGAGGATCTGCTCCGACCTCGGCTGGTGGTCCGCGTTCGGGAAGAAGCGCGGGCGCCACGGCAAGAAGCCCGGGCCGCCGGTCCACGATGACCTCTGCGCCGTCCTCGACGAACACGGCGTGACCCGCCACGAATTCACCGCCAACGGCCCGAACCAGCTGTGGCTCTCCAACATCACCGAGCACTGGACGCGCGAAGGCAAGCTCTACCTCTGCGCGATCAAGGACGTCTACTCGAACCGGATCATGGGCTACTCCATCGACTCACGGATGAAGTCCCGCATCGCTGTCGCTGCGCTCGACAACGCCGTTGCCCACCGCAACGCCGAAGGCGCGGATGTGGCCGGTTGTGTCCTGCATACCGATCGCGGGTCGCAGTTCCGCAGCCGAAAGCTGGTCCACGCGCTCAACCGTCACGACATGGTCGGATCGATGGGCCGCGTCGGCGCGGCCGGCGACAACGCGGCCATGGAGAGCTTTTTCGCGCTACTGCAGAAGAACGTCCTGGACCGCCGCACGTGGGCCAGGCAGGAAGAGCTGCGGATCGCGATCGTGACCTGGATCGAGAAGACCTACCACCGCCGCCGAAGGCAGGCTGCTCTCGGCCGATTGACCCCGGTCGAATACGAGCTGATCATGCTTCCAACCGCCACCCAGGCGGCCTAA
- a CDS encoding site-specific integrase produces the protein MLPLPPWLADRLRCRGHRFGTRGLVFGVTRYPSKLGQPRDKRNVTRTITTRMKTAGMPWATSHTFRRTVATWMDEAGAPLAEIANQLGHANVSVTASYLGRRAAPSRAADIL, from the coding sequence GTGCTACCGCTGCCTCCGTGGCTCGCTGACCGCCTGCGTTGCCGCGGCCACCGGTTCGGCACCCGCGGGCTGGTCTTCGGCGTCACCCGCTACCCCTCGAAGCTCGGCCAGCCGCGCGACAAGCGCAACGTCACCCGCACCATCACCACCCGCATGAAGACCGCAGGGATGCCCTGGGCAACGTCCCACACCTTCCGACGGACCGTCGCCACCTGGATGGACGAGGCCGGAGCACCCTTGGCCGAGATCGCCAACCAGCTGGGCCACGCCAATGTGAGCGTTACCGCCTCGTACCTTGGCCGACGTGCAGCGCCGAGCCGAGCCGCCGACATCCTCTGA
- a CDS encoding YibE/F family protein, translating into MSHGHGHGHGPSVGAVRTDRRAVVLLLGFLAVVLVGTLSGLVALWPSDADAVDDVQYAAEGVTFVDAEVVRVEDACPVIAVGPGLPEPEGGSDQAFPENCNTLVARLSEGPEEGDETRVQTEASVVRSGLRAGDEVVLMRVPPVEGQPETVYGFSHPHRDAPLLAMTILFVVVVAVIARVRGILALIGLGFAAVVLWGFMIPGLLAGESGIGVAVVGSIVIMYVVLYLAHGPSLRTSAALAGTLLGISVTALLGVWAVGAARLSGMSDENGEFLQLYADQLNFKALLSAGIIIAGLGVLNDVTITQASAVWELRSAAPDMTRREIFSRGMRIGRDHIASTIYTIVFAYAGTALGVLLLLSLYDRPIADVLSSDMLSEEVVRTLASAIGLVASVPITTAIAAATVAPPGAPPAAGKRALRGRAGSDVPPA; encoded by the coding sequence GTGAGCCACGGACACGGGCACGGGCACGGCCCGTCGGTCGGCGCGGTGCGCACCGACCGGCGGGCCGTGGTGCTGCTCCTGGGGTTCCTCGCCGTGGTGCTCGTCGGCACCCTGTCGGGCCTCGTCGCCCTCTGGCCGTCGGACGCCGACGCCGTCGACGACGTCCAGTACGCCGCGGAGGGCGTCACCTTCGTCGACGCCGAGGTCGTGCGAGTCGAGGACGCGTGCCCGGTCATCGCGGTCGGCCCGGGTCTGCCCGAGCCCGAGGGCGGCTCCGACCAGGCCTTCCCCGAGAACTGCAACACCCTCGTCGCGCGGCTGAGCGAGGGCCCGGAGGAGGGTGACGAGACCCGCGTGCAGACGGAGGCGTCCGTCGTGCGCTCCGGTCTGCGGGCCGGCGACGAGGTCGTGCTCATGCGCGTCCCGCCGGTCGAGGGCCAGCCGGAGACGGTCTACGGCTTCTCCCACCCCCACCGCGACGCGCCCCTCCTGGCCATGACGATCCTCTTCGTGGTGGTCGTCGCGGTCATCGCCCGCGTGCGCGGCATCCTGGCGCTCATCGGCCTCGGCTTCGCCGCCGTCGTGCTCTGGGGGTTCATGATCCCCGGGCTGCTGGCGGGGGAGAGCGGCATCGGGGTCGCGGTGGTCGGCTCGATCGTCATCATGTACGTCGTCCTCTACCTGGCGCACGGACCCTCGCTGCGCACCAGCGCGGCCCTCGCGGGGACGCTCCTGGGCATCAGCGTCACCGCGCTGCTCGGCGTCTGGGCGGTCGGCGCGGCGCGGCTGTCCGGCATGAGCGACGAGAACGGCGAGTTCCTCCAGCTCTACGCCGACCAGCTCAACTTCAAGGCGCTGCTGTCGGCCGGCATCATCATCGCCGGTCTGGGCGTGCTCAACGACGTCACCATCACCCAGGCCTCCGCGGTCTGGGAGCTGCGGTCGGCCGCCCCCGACATGACCCGCCGCGAGATCTTCTCGCGCGGCATGCGGATCGGGCGCGACCACATCGCCTCGACGATCTACACGATCGTGTTCGCCTACGCGGGCACGGCGCTGGGCGTGCTGCTGCTGCTCTCGCTCTACGACCGCCCGATCGCCGACGTGCTCTCCTCCGACATGCTGAGCGAGGAGGTCGTGCGCACCCTGGCCTCGGCCATCGGACTGGTGGCGAGCGTCCCCATCACGACGGCGATCGCCGCGGCGACGGTGGCCCCACCGGGAGCCCCGCCCGCCGCCGGGAAGCGTGCGCTCAGAGGTCGCGCCGGTAGCGACGTACCGCCTGCATGA
- a CDS encoding FAD-dependent oxidoreductase produces the protein MNQQSSSDRHKVVVIGSGFGGLFGTKALRKAPVDVTMVAKTTHHLFQPLLYQVATGILSQGEIAPPTREVLAKQKNATVLLGEVTDIDLENRIVTSHVLGLETLTPYDSLIVAAGAGQSYFGNDHFAEFAPGMKSIDDALELRGRIFGAFELAEIAAARGEKVQDLLTFVVVGAGPTGVEMAGQIAELAHRTLRTDFRHINTEKARVVLVDAAPQVLPPFGEKLGASAKASLEKLGVEVKLGAMVTSVDQDGLDVKYKDGSTERINSTAMIWAAGVQANSLGKTLAEQSGAPLDRAGRIGVNPDLTLPGYPEVFVVGDMISLNNLPGVAQVAIQGAKYAAKEIQGRLQGKAPQKPFKYFDKGSMAVIGRFRAVMMVGNKIRISGIIAWLSWLAVHLMYLTGFKNRVTALLRWFVSFVGRDRSERTMTEQQVFARRALARLEGGARDLVTRDDSKAEEALEARRTELEKQAAEESRLTDAGERGVAVG, from the coding sequence ATGAACCAGCAGAGCAGCTCGGATCGACACAAGGTCGTGGTGATCGGTTCCGGCTTCGGAGGGCTCTTCGGCACGAAGGCCCTGCGCAAGGCGCCGGTCGACGTCACGATGGTGGCCAAGACGACCCACCACCTGTTCCAGCCGCTGCTCTACCAGGTGGCGACCGGCATCCTGTCGCAGGGCGAGATCGCGCCCCCGACCCGCGAGGTGCTGGCGAAGCAGAAGAACGCCACCGTCCTGCTGGGCGAGGTCACCGACATCGACCTCGAGAACCGGATCGTGACGTCCCACGTGCTGGGCCTCGAGACCCTCACGCCCTACGACTCGCTCATCGTGGCGGCGGGCGCGGGCCAGAGCTACTTCGGCAACGACCACTTCGCCGAGTTCGCGCCGGGCATGAAGAGCATCGACGACGCCCTCGAGCTGCGCGGCCGCATCTTCGGCGCGTTCGAGCTGGCCGAGATCGCCGCCGCGCGCGGCGAGAAGGTGCAGGACCTGCTCACCTTCGTCGTGGTCGGCGCCGGCCCGACGGGCGTCGAGATGGCCGGGCAGATCGCCGAGCTCGCCCACCGCACGCTGCGCACCGACTTCCGCCACATCAACACCGAGAAGGCCCGCGTCGTGCTGGTCGACGCCGCCCCGCAGGTGCTGCCGCCGTTCGGCGAGAAGCTGGGCGCCTCGGCCAAGGCGTCGCTGGAGAAGCTGGGCGTCGAGGTCAAGCTGGGCGCGATGGTCACGTCCGTCGACCAGGACGGGCTCGACGTCAAGTACAAGGACGGCTCGACGGAGCGCATCAACTCCACGGCGATGATCTGGGCCGCCGGTGTGCAGGCGAACTCGCTCGGCAAGACGCTGGCGGAGCAGAGCGGCGCCCCGCTCGACCGCGCCGGCCGGATCGGCGTCAACCCCGACCTCACCCTCCCGGGCTACCCGGAGGTCTTCGTCGTCGGCGACATGATCAGCCTCAACAACCTGCCGGGCGTCGCCCAGGTGGCGATCCAGGGTGCGAAGTACGCGGCCAAGGAGATCCAGGGCCGGCTGCAGGGCAAGGCCCCCCAGAAGCCGTTCAAGTACTTCGACAAGGGCTCGATGGCCGTCATCGGCCGCTTCCGCGCGGTCATGATGGTGGGCAACAAGATCCGCATCAGCGGCATCATCGCCTGGCTGTCCTGGCTCGCCGTGCACCTGATGTACCTCACCGGGTTCAAGAACCGCGTCACCGCGCTGCTGCGCTGGTTCGTCTCCTTCGTCGGTCGCGACCGCTCGGAGCGCACCATGACCGAGCAGCAGGTCTTCGCCCGTCGGGCGCTCGCGCGGCTCGAGGGCGGCGCCCGCGACCTGGTGACCCGCGACGACTCGAAGGCCGAGGAGGCGCTCGAGGCGCGTCGTACCGAGCTGGAGAAGCAGGCCGCGGAGGAGTCCCGTCTCACCGACGCGGGCGAGCGCGGCGTCGCCGTCGGGTGA
- a CDS encoding ATP-binding protein — protein MPQSREAVRLEPGPTCVQQARRWAAAVCHDMGREDLLDAAELGVSELVTNALLHATEPITVRVRGTRAHPRFEVADGSRVPPSLTAPASDPGDEDDEFGFLLTVGRGLGLVAMNSAAWGADIVPEGKVVWFEPVPEPRLDADLEGEVFDITLTTGDIERVPTVFVRLRGMPLLPYRDFRRHYGDLRREVRLLSLAHQDDYPLAHELSRVFDLFENHIDHAGIAGSVEAGLAAGRVTGDFLLTVGQPAADLSHQMRDLLDLADAFCRTQRLLSLARSEPQREFQRWLLGEISAQSAGAAPTPWVEARDQSSHAS, from the coding sequence ATGCCGCAGAGCCGAGAGGCCGTCCGACTCGAGCCCGGCCCGACCTGCGTCCAGCAGGCTCGGCGCTGGGCCGCGGCGGTGTGCCACGACATGGGCCGCGAGGACCTGCTCGACGCCGCCGAGCTGGGTGTCTCCGAGCTCGTCACCAACGCGCTCCTCCACGCCACCGAGCCCATCACCGTGCGCGTGCGGGGCACCCGGGCCCACCCGCGCTTCGAGGTGGCGGACGGTTCGCGCGTGCCGCCGAGCCTCACCGCACCGGCGTCGGACCCGGGGGACGAGGACGACGAGTTCGGCTTCCTGCTGACGGTCGGGCGCGGGCTGGGGCTCGTGGCGATGAACTCCGCCGCCTGGGGCGCCGACATCGTCCCCGAGGGCAAGGTCGTCTGGTTCGAGCCGGTGCCGGAACCGCGGCTCGACGCCGACCTCGAGGGCGAGGTCTTCGACATCACCCTCACCACCGGCGACATCGAGCGGGTGCCGACCGTGTTCGTGCGGCTGCGCGGGATGCCGCTGCTGCCCTACCGCGACTTCCGCCGGCACTACGGCGACCTGCGGCGCGAGGTGCGCCTGCTCTCGCTGGCCCACCAGGACGACTACCCGCTCGCCCACGAGCTCTCCCGGGTCTTCGACCTGTTCGAGAACCACATCGACCACGCGGGGATCGCCGGCAGCGTCGAGGCGGGCCTCGCCGCGGGCCGCGTCACCGGCGACTTCCTGCTGACGGTGGGCCAGCCCGCCGCCGATCTGTCCCACCAGATGCGGGACCTCCTCGACCTCGCCGACGCCTTCTGCCGCACGCAGCGGCTCCTGTCCCTCGCGCGGTCCGAGCCGCAGCGGGAGTTCCAACGGTGGCTCCTCGGCGAGATCTCGGCCCAGTCCGCCGGGGCGGCGCCCACACCCTGGGTCGAGGCGCGCGACCAGTCCTCGCACGCGAGCTGA
- a CDS encoding metallopeptidase family protein, giving the protein MPVDLDRPAFEQLVDRALDGIPDELAALVDNLVVLVEEEPPEGEPADLLGLYDGVALTERGFDYGGVLPDRIFVFRKPLLAMCEDLEELEDEVRITVVHEIAHHFGIDDAALHDLGWG; this is encoded by the coding sequence ATGCCCGTCGACCTCGACCGTCCCGCCTTCGAGCAGCTCGTCGACCGCGCGCTCGACGGCATCCCCGACGAGCTCGCCGCGCTCGTGGACAACCTCGTCGTGCTCGTCGAGGAGGAGCCACCGGAGGGGGAGCCCGCCGACCTGCTGGGCCTGTACGACGGGGTGGCCCTCACCGAGCGCGGGTTCGACTACGGCGGGGTGCTGCCCGACCGGATCTTCGTCTTCCGCAAGCCGCTGCTCGCGATGTGCGAGGACCTGGAGGAGCTCGAGGACGAGGTGCGGATCACCGTCGTCCACGAGATCGCCCACCACTTCGGGATCGACGACGCCGCGCTGCACGACCTCGGCTGGGGCTGA
- a CDS encoding SDR family oxidoreductase, translated as MTRSTPHLTVPDLTGRRVVLTGGSDGIGLVLARRLAGAGADLVLGVRNPAKGETAVAAIRSEHPGAAVTLGSLDLASLASVEAFATTLRDDGRPVHVLLNNAGVMTPPERRTTADGHELQLGTNHLGHVALVAHLLPLLRAGRARVTSQTSIVARRGSVHWEDLDWERSYDAMAAYGSSKVIQGLFALELDRRSRAHGWGITSNLAHPGVAPTSLLAARPEMGRDDETREVRLIRRLSRVGIVGTPESAALPALLAATAPGDAGGRFYGPRRLGGLTGAPAERPLYGPLRSETDAARAWTESLRLAGVELPAD; from the coding sequence ATGACCCGCTCGACCCCCCACCTGACCGTCCCCGACCTCACCGGCCGTCGGGTGGTCCTGACCGGCGGCAGCGACGGGATCGGGCTCGTCCTCGCCCGGCGCCTCGCCGGTGCGGGCGCCGACCTGGTGCTGGGCGTGCGCAACCCCGCCAAGGGCGAGACGGCGGTCGCCGCGATCAGGTCGGAGCACCCCGGTGCCGCGGTGACGCTCGGGTCGCTCGACCTCGCCTCGCTCGCATCGGTCGAGGCGTTCGCGACGACGCTCAGGGACGACGGGCGGCCCGTGCACGTGCTGCTCAACAACGCGGGGGTGATGACGCCGCCCGAGCGCCGCACCACCGCCGACGGCCACGAGCTGCAGCTCGGCACGAACCACCTCGGTCACGTCGCCCTCGTCGCCCACCTGCTGCCGCTGCTGCGGGCGGGTCGGGCGCGGGTGACGTCGCAGACCAGCATCGTCGCGCGGCGCGGGAGCGTGCACTGGGAGGACCTCGACTGGGAGCGGTCCTACGACGCGATGGCGGCCTACGGCTCGTCCAAGGTGATCCAGGGCCTGTTCGCGCTCGAGCTCGACCGGCGCAGTCGCGCCCACGGGTGGGGCATCACGAGCAACCTGGCCCACCCCGGGGTGGCCCCGACGAGCCTCCTCGCCGCACGCCCCGAGATGGGCCGCGACGACGAGACCCGGGAGGTCCGGTTGATCCGGAGGCTGTCGAGGGTCGGCATCGTCGGCACCCCCGAGTCCGCCGCGCTGCCGGCCCTGCTCGCGGCCACCGCCCCCGGTGACGCGGGCGGGCGCTTCTACGGGCCACGTCGTCTCGGCGGCCTCACCGGCGCACCGGCGGAGCGGCCGCTCTACGGGCCGCTGCGCTCGGAGACCGACGCCGCCCGGGCGTGGACCGAGTCGCTGCGCCTCGCGGGCGTCGAGCTCCCGGCGGACTGA